ACGATTGAGTTATGTTCTTTCGCAAGGGGAACGGGTTAATTCCGTTCTGGTTTTACATCCGATTGGCAGTGCGTGGAGTGTATATACACCATTGGATAAAAAGGCAGTCGAAACTTATAACACGGCTTTTATAACGTTAAGTCAGAATTTATTAGCTGCCCATTGGGATTTTGATTATGGCGATGAAACGATTCTTGCAAAATATGGAAAGATTGATGGGAACCGATTCTGTGTTGGAAAACAAAAATATCAAGTGGTAATTATGCCACCAAGTTTAACCTGGCAGGAAAGTACCGTTGACTTATTAAACCAATTCCTTGCAGCGAATGGGAAAGTGGTTAAAATACCGCCATATCCGAGCTTGGTTGACGGTAAAAAAGATACAGCGATTAATCGGATTCTAGTCCGGTCGGTACCTGGTTCACTCGAGTGCGATACCATAGATAAAATATTATCGCAATTCATTGAAAAAGAGATTACTATATTCGACTTGCAAGGAAAAAATATTCCGGAAATCTGGTATCATCATCGGAAAATCGGCAAAACGGACTTCTACTTTTTTGCGAACACCAATCACGAGCGAGCATATGAAGCAGAAGTTCAAATCGCACAAACTGGTTCTTGGGAATTATGGGACGCCTCTACCGGTGAAATTACTCCTTTATGCACAATGCAAACCAACAAACAAACGCGAATTCGGTTACCATTTATTCCCGCCGGGTCATATCTACTCCGGTGTAATCCAGAATCAGGCAACTTCAGCCGGATTCGACTCAAACAGTCATTACCTTCAAAAATTATCCGTAACATTGCCTTAGCTTCGAAATGGAGATACATTCGGCAGACTGAAAATGCGCTTACTCTGGATTACTGTCGATATCAACTCAACTCGAAACGTTGGAGTGCACGAATGCCAGTGATAAAAGTTTACGAGTTAATACGGCAACAGAGTATCGGGACTGCGTTTAAGATCCGATATAATTTCGAAGTCGGATTCCAGCTAACATCGGGTCAACGAGTATGGCTGGTAGTAGAGACACCGGAAAAATATCATATAACAGTTAATAGCCAAAAGGTATCTCAATTTCAGTTGAAAGACTTCTGGTATGATATCAGTTTTAAGAAAATCGATATCAGCGCGTTCATCAAGTTTGGGAATAATACGATTGAGTTAGCTGGTAACGTAGATAAAGAAACGGAAATAGAAAGCTGTTATCTCATTGGCGATTTTGCAGTTCAATCGACTGTTGATAACTCGTTCAAATTGGTAGATGAACATTCGTTTCTCCGTTCCGGGGATTGGGTGAAACAAGGATACCCATTTTATGCCGGGTCGATTGTCGTGGCGCAAGAAATTAAACTTGATATCAAACCGAAACAGCAAATATACCTAGAATTCGATAGAATCGATGCAACGGTTTGCGAGGTATGGGTTAATCAGGAAAAGGTTACTACCTGGTATTGGTCGCCATATACAGTTGACGTAACCAAGTATCTGAACAAGCGGGGAAACCAACGGATTGAATTGAAGTTGGTTAATTCGTTACGGAATTTATTAGGGCCGCATCATCATCAACAGGGGGAATTATTGTTCGTAGGTCCCGGTAGTTTTCGCGATTGGAACAACTGGACGGATAAATATCATTTCGTTCCCTTTGGAATCAAAGGCGGGAAACTAGTAATTTATCAATAAAATCTAATCTGTATAACCACAGATTAACCCAGATGGACACGGTAAATCGGTGTAAAATGTAATTTTGTTTATAGTAATCTGTGTAATCTGCGTTGTCATGATTTATATTTGTTTACCGGCATATAACGAAGAAAAAAGTTTACCGAAATTGTTCGATAAATTTATCAGACTAATTGAAGCTGAACCAGGTGAATATCGGATTATTTTGGTTAATGACGGAAGTCGGGATAGAACGCAATATATTGCGGAACACTATCAGTCGCAATTACCGCTCGAGATAGTAACCCATCCTGAGAATCGCGGGTTAGGAGAAGCAATTAAAACTGCATTCAAAGCAGCGATAACTCACGCGCAAGATGATGATATTATCGTCAACCTTGATGCGGATAATACCCACGACCCGAATGTTATCCCGCGATTAATTGAACAAATTACCGCCGGAGCGGATATCGTTATAGCATCTCGTTATCAGCCGGGCAGTAACCAGATTGGGGTTCCCGTGCTACGTCGGATTTGTAG
This portion of the bacterium genome encodes:
- a CDS encoding glycosyl hydrolase → MNLNKRQFRFPPVEYRSAPFWSWNDKLEPQELVRQINEMKQQGLGGFFMHARSGLITPYLSKEWMACIRAAVKAAKKNKMFAWLYDEDRWPSGFAGGIVPKLSKSYRMKALEYNAKTKRFKIVTMPMNNPWFNHTCYVDTLNPKAIAAFIHSTHEAYARVCGAEFGKTIPGIFTDEPNYHLDNFSIPSVPWTTGFRHYFKTKNGYDLQPHVISLFLNKGNYYQVRFDYWKTVASLFVEAYTKQIYDWCEQHGLQSTGHMLCEDNLMIQTKWIGSAMPHYEYMQQPGIDHLGRNINDIMTAKQVGSVASQLGIKRVLSEMFGCSGQNMSFLDRKWIADWHFIHGINFINEHLCLYSMKGRRKRDYPPNLYYQQPWWKYNRFIQDYFARLSYVLSQGERVNSVLVLHPIGSAWSVYTPLDKKAVETYNTAFITLSQNLLAAHWDFDYGDETILAKYGKIDGNRFCVGKQKYQVVIMPPSLTWQESTVDLLNQFLAANGKVVKIPPYPSLVDGKKDTAINRILVRSVPGSLECDTIDKILSQFIEKEITIFDLQGKNIPEIWYHHRKIGKTDFYFFANTNHERAYEAEVQIAQTGSWELWDASTGEITPLCTMQTNKQTRIRLPFIPAGSYLLRCNPESGNFSRIRLKQSLPSKIIRNIALASKWRYIRQTENALTLDYCRYQLNSKRWSARMPVIKVYELIRQQSIGTAFKIRYNFEVGFQLTSGQRVWLVVETPEKYHITVNSQKVSQFQLKDFWYDISFKKIDISAFIKFGNNTIELAGNVDKETEIESCYLIGDFAVQSTVDNSFKLVDEHSFLRSGDWVKQGYPFYAGSIVVAQEIKLDIKPKQQIYLEFDRIDATVCEVWVNQEKVTTWYWSPYTVDVTKYLNKRGNQRIELKLVNSLRNLLGPHHHQQGELLFVGPGSFRDWNNWTDKYHFVPFGIKGGKLVIYQ
- a CDS encoding glycosyltransferase family 2 protein; its protein translation is MIYICLPAYNEEKSLPKLFDKFIRLIEAEPGEYRIILVNDGSRDRTQYIAEHYQSQLPLEIVTHPENRGLGEAIKTAFKAAITHAQDDDIIVNLDADNTHDPNVIPRLIEQITAGADIVIASRYQPGSNQIGVPVLRRICSWGARYVFRFYLPIKSVKDYTCGYRAYRARLIKQGFAEYGDALIEAKGFACTDELLIKLSRLTTKISEVPFILRYDLKDSPSKINIPKTVFATLKLLWKNRR